The Acinetobacter defluvii genome includes a region encoding these proteins:
- a CDS encoding ATP phosphoribosyltransferase regulatory subunit: MPISETWLLPDGVADVLPEQAQVIETLRRSALDFLASRGYQLVYTPFIEYIESLSSLSESNQDLDLATFKVIDQLTGRLLGVRADMTPQVARIDAHVHPVEGVARYCYAGTVLHTKPQGFNTTRAPLQLGAELFGSDSIDADVEMIDVMLSLIETANLVEGVHLDLGHVGLFRSLVKHADLNKTTERQLSDLYQRKALPELAEFTQKLKFGSDFYALGRYASDLAALQRNLSAEILQDEAFKQAFDALTTTQAEIQARWPKLHIGIDVVELRSYHYHTGLMYAVYAPNRAAPLAQGGRYDGIGEHFGRARPATGFSCDLYALSAGQFQAIKTVIAPKGTNTTLLAAIAQVRNNGLSVIQLLGEDDLTSVPNATHQLVNVAGEWKVKQI; encoded by the coding sequence ATGCCCATTTCAGAGACATGGTTATTACCTGATGGTGTAGCTGATGTATTACCAGAGCAAGCGCAAGTAATTGAAACCTTGCGTCGTAGTGCTTTAGATTTCCTCGCTTCTCGAGGTTATCAATTGGTGTACACGCCGTTTATCGAATACATCGAATCTCTCTCTTCTCTTTCAGAATCGAATCAAGATTTAGACTTAGCCACTTTTAAAGTCATCGACCAATTGACAGGTCGTTTACTTGGTGTGCGTGCCGATATGACACCACAAGTGGCTCGTATTGATGCGCATGTACATCCAGTAGAAGGTGTGGCTCGTTACTGCTATGCAGGAACTGTACTTCATACCAAACCACAAGGCTTTAATACCACACGTGCCCCACTTCAGTTGGGTGCAGAATTGTTTGGTTCAGACAGCATTGACGCTGACGTTGAAATGATCGACGTGATGCTGAGTTTGATCGAAACCGCAAATTTAGTTGAAGGTGTCCATCTTGATTTAGGGCATGTCGGCTTATTCCGTAGCTTGGTTAAACATGCTGACTTAAATAAAACCACTGAACGTCAACTTTCAGATTTATATCAACGTAAAGCGTTACCAGAATTGGCTGAATTTACCCAAAAATTAAAATTCGGTTCAGATTTTTATGCTTTAGGTCGCTATGCCAGTGATTTAGCTGCATTACAACGCAATTTAAGTGCTGAAATTCTACAGGACGAAGCATTTAAACAAGCCTTTGATGCACTCACAACCACGCAAGCAGAAATTCAGGCACGTTGGCCAAAACTACACATCGGTATAGATGTAGTCGAATTGCGTTCATACCATTATCACACAGGTTTAATGTACGCAGTTTATGCACCAAATCGTGCTGCACCATTGGCACAAGGTGGGCGTTATGATGGTATTGGTGAGCACTTTGGTCGTGCACGTCCTGCAACAGGTTTTTCATGCGACTTATATGCACTCAGTGCAGGTCAATTCCAAGCGATTAAAACAGTGATTGCACCAAAAGGTACAAACACAACCCTACTCGCTGCAATTGCACAAGTACGCAACAATGGTCTAAGCGTAATCCAGTTATTAGGTGAAGATGACTTAACATCTGTTCCGAATGCAACACATCAGTTGGTGAATGTTGCAGGTGAATGGAAAGTCAAACAAATTTAA
- a CDS encoding adenylosuccinate synthase, with amino-acid sequence MGKNVVVLGTQWGDEGKGKIVDLLTDQAAAVVRYQGGHNAGHTLVVGGKKTVLHLIPSGILRENVLCLIGNGVVLSPEALIKEMDILEKEGVPVRERLRISPNCPLILPHHIALDQAREIKRGNAKIGTTGRGIGPAYEDKVARRAIRVADLVRGGEHLKAQLEELLEYHNFQLTQFFGVEAVKVEDVIALCDEWRKVVAPLVVDVTTELHNYRKNGQNVMFEGAQGSLLDVDHGTYPYVTSSNTTAGGVSSGSGLGPLHLDYVLGITKAYTTRVGAGPFPTELVYDAANDVGDAIGKHLGTIGAEFGASTGRQRRCGWFDAEILRRSVDVNSLSGICLTKLDVLDGLEEVKICVGYEAADSGCVGSSDALAFETLKPIYETMPGWSESTFGAKSLDQLPQNAINYIKRIEQLIECPIDIVSTGPDRDETIVLRHPFDA; translated from the coding sequence ATGGGCAAGAATGTTGTGGTACTTGGTACCCAATGGGGCGACGAAGGTAAAGGTAAAATCGTTGACCTGCTCACAGATCAAGCGGCTGCGGTAGTACGTTATCAAGGCGGACATAACGCAGGTCACACGCTCGTTGTTGGTGGTAAGAAAACAGTTCTTCACCTCATTCCATCTGGTATTTTACGTGAAAACGTACTGTGCTTAATTGGGAATGGTGTTGTACTTTCTCCTGAAGCGTTGATTAAAGAAATGGACATCCTTGAAAAAGAAGGTGTTCCAGTACGTGAACGTTTACGTATTTCCCCAAACTGTCCTTTGATTCTTCCGCATCACATTGCGTTAGACCAAGCACGTGAAATTAAACGTGGCAATGCCAAAATCGGTACAACAGGTCGTGGTATCGGTCCTGCGTATGAAGACAAAGTTGCACGTCGTGCGATTCGTGTTGCGGATTTGGTACGTGGTGGCGAACATCTTAAAGCACAACTTGAAGAACTCCTTGAGTACCATAACTTCCAGTTAACCCAATTCTTCGGTGTTGAAGCTGTTAAAGTTGAAGATGTGATTGCACTGTGTGACGAATGGCGTAAAGTTGTTGCTCCATTAGTTGTTGATGTAACAACTGAGTTACACAACTATCGCAAAAACGGTCAAAACGTGATGTTTGAAGGTGCCCAAGGTTCACTGCTTGATGTTGACCATGGTACATATCCGTATGTAACATCTTCAAACACAACTGCGGGTGGCGTAAGCTCAGGTTCTGGTCTTGGTCCATTACACCTTGACTATGTATTGGGTATTACCAAAGCTTATACTACACGTGTAGGTGCAGGTCCATTCCCGACTGAATTGGTTTATGATGCTGCAAATGATGTTGGTGATGCAATCGGTAAACACTTAGGTACGATTGGTGCTGAGTTTGGTGCGTCTACAGGTCGTCAACGTCGTTGTGGTTGGTTCGATGCCGAAATCTTACGTCGTTCAGTGGATGTCAACTCACTTTCAGGTATTTGCTTGACTAAACTTGACGTTTTAGATGGTTTAGAAGAAGTTAAAATCTGTGTGGGTTATGAAGCTGCTGACTCTGGTTGTGTCGGTTCTTCTGATGCATTGGCATTTGAAACTTTAAAACCAATCTACGAAACTATGCCAGGTTGGTCTGAGTCAACTTTTGGTGCAAAATCATTAGATCAATTACCACAAAATGCAATCAACTATATCAAACGTATTGAACAATTGATCGAATGTCCGATTGACATTGTATCAACAGGTCCAGACCGTGATGAAACGATCGTATTACGCCATCCATTTGATGCTTAA
- the ppsR gene encoding posphoenolpyruvate synthetase regulatory kinase/phosphorylase PpsR yields the protein MSESNQIKRSVFFISDGTAITAETLGHSLLAQFPHVRFDIHIIPYISSEEAAMSVVEEINIRAEKDGQQPLVFDTLVDPYVRDIINTANAVNLDVFEGLISKLSDVLGTQPTTLVGQTHAVTDSESYKARIDAVHFALDNDDGARTRHYDKADLILIGVSRSGKTPTSIYLSLQFGIRVANYPLTEEDLDDNRLPAVLKEHKHKLFGLMIDAERLVAIRTERKANSRYASFSQCQMELRAVEGIYISEGIKYLNVSEMSIEEISTRILQMTGLKRRIV from the coding sequence ATGTCAGAAAGTAACCAAATAAAGCGCAGTGTATTTTTCATTTCTGATGGCACTGCGATCACTGCAGAAACCCTTGGACACTCCTTATTAGCGCAATTTCCTCATGTAAGGTTTGATATACATATTATCCCATATATCAGCTCTGAAGAGGCTGCAATGAGTGTGGTTGAAGAGATCAATATTCGTGCAGAAAAAGATGGGCAACAACCCTTAGTATTTGATACCTTAGTTGATCCATATGTACGGGACATTATTAATACTGCAAATGCAGTAAATCTTGATGTATTTGAAGGTCTTATTAGTAAGTTATCGGATGTTTTAGGGACACAGCCTACAACTTTAGTCGGACAGACCCATGCAGTAACCGATTCAGAGTCTTATAAGGCTCGTATTGATGCGGTACATTTTGCGTTGGATAATGATGATGGTGCACGTACACGCCACTACGATAAAGCCGATTTGATCTTGATTGGTGTATCTCGTTCGGGTAAAACGCCAACCTCTATTTATTTGTCATTACAGTTTGGAATTCGTGTTGCAAATTATCCACTTACAGAAGAAGATTTGGATGATAATCGCTTGCCAGCAGTGTTAAAAGAGCATAAGCATAAGTTGTTTGGCTTAATGATTGATGCTGAACGATTGGTAGCAATTCGCACTGAACGCAAAGCAAATAGCCGTTATGCCAGCTTCTCTCAGTGTCAAATGGAACTACGTGCAGTTGAAGGAATCTATATCTCTGAAGGGATCAAATATCTCAATGTATCAGAAATGTCAATTGAAGAAATCTCTACACGTATTCTACAGATGACTGGCTTAAAACGTAGAATTGTTTAA
- the ppsA gene encoding phosphoenolpyruvate synthase, with product MEARVIGLEKLGKHDVEIVGGKNSSLGEMISHLANAGVSVPGGFATTAEAYREFLEQSGLNAKINAELASLNVDDVNALAETGAKIRQWIVDTPLTPGLEQEVREAFTALSNGNPDIAVAVRSSATAEDLPDASFAGQQETFLNIRGIDNVLIAIKEVFASLYNDRAIAYRVHQNFAHDIVALSAGVQRMVRSETGAAGVMFTLDTESGFRDAVFITASYGLGEMVVQGAVNPDEFYISKPLLKNGKHAVIRRNLGSKHQKMIYGEEGAAGKSVVVVDVEKAERQQFALNDLELQELAKQALIIEEHYQAPMDIEWAKDGDDGQIYIVQARPETVKSRENVGTMERYLLKQKGTVLCEGRSIGQRIGSGKVRIVTSIKEMDKVQEGDVLVSDMTDPDWEPVMKRAAAIITNRGGRTCHAAIIARELGVPAIVGCGNATEVLTDGQEVTVSCAEGDTGFIYEGALDFEIQRNSIESMPKLPFKIMMNVGNPDRAFDFAQIPNEGIGLARLEFIINRMIGVHPKALLNIDSLPRETRAAVMARTAGYSSPIEFYVEKLVEGISTLAAAFADKPVIVRMSDFKSNEYANLIGGKLYEPEEENPMLGFRGASRYVSDNFRDCFELECRALKKARDEMGLTNIQIMIPFVRTVNEAKRVIELLAANGLKRGENGLKVIMMCELPTNALLAEQFLEHFDGFSIGSNDLTQLTLGLDRDSGIVSHLFDERDAAVKTLLAMAIHACRKAGKYVGICGQGPSDHPDLAKWLMEQGIESVSLNPDSVLDTWFFLSEEQSQQA from the coding sequence TTGGAAGCACGCGTAATCGGTCTGGAAAAACTAGGGAAACACGACGTTGAGATCGTGGGTGGTAAAAACTCTTCACTTGGAGAAATGATCAGCCATTTAGCAAATGCTGGCGTATCTGTGCCAGGTGGATTTGCTACGACTGCTGAAGCGTATCGCGAATTCCTTGAGCAAAGCGGCCTAAATGCTAAAATCAATGCAGAGCTTGCATCATTAAATGTTGATGATGTAAACGCACTTGCTGAAACTGGTGCAAAAATCCGTCAATGGATTGTAGACACTCCACTTACGCCAGGACTTGAGCAAGAAGTTCGTGAAGCTTTCACTGCACTTTCAAACGGTAATCCAGACATTGCTGTTGCTGTTCGTTCATCTGCAACTGCAGAAGATTTACCTGATGCATCATTTGCAGGGCAACAAGAAACTTTCTTAAATATCCGTGGAATCGATAACGTTCTGATCGCGATTAAAGAAGTGTTTGCTTCACTTTATAATGACCGTGCAATCGCTTACCGTGTTCACCAAAACTTTGCCCATGACATCGTAGCCTTGTCTGCGGGCGTGCAACGTATGGTGCGCTCTGAAACTGGTGCTGCGGGTGTAATGTTTACTCTAGATACAGAATCTGGTTTCCGTGATGCAGTATTTATTACCGCTTCTTACGGTTTGGGTGAAATGGTTGTACAAGGTGCAGTCAACCCAGACGAATTCTATATTTCAAAACCTCTTCTTAAAAATGGTAAACATGCAGTAATTCGTCGTAACCTTGGTTCTAAACACCAAAAAATGATTTATGGTGAAGAAGGCGCTGCAGGTAAATCTGTTGTGGTTGTAGACGTTGAAAAAGCTGAACGTCAACAATTTGCTTTAAATGACTTAGAACTTCAAGAACTTGCTAAACAAGCATTGATCATTGAAGAACATTATCAAGCACCAATGGACATCGAATGGGCGAAAGATGGCGATGATGGTCAAATTTACATCGTTCAAGCACGCCCTGAAACTGTAAAAAGCCGTGAAAATGTTGGCACAATGGAACGCTACCTCCTTAAACAAAAAGGTACTGTACTTTGTGAAGGTCGTTCAATCGGTCAGCGTATCGGTTCTGGTAAAGTGCGTATCGTCACTTCTATTAAAGAAATGGACAAAGTACAAGAAGGTGATGTTCTTGTATCTGACATGACTGACCCAGACTGGGAACCGGTGATGAAACGTGCTGCTGCGATCATCACTAACCGTGGCGGTCGTACTTGTCATGCTGCAATTATTGCACGTGAGTTAGGTGTACCTGCAATTGTAGGCTGTGGCAACGCAACAGAAGTTTTAACTGATGGTCAAGAAGTGACAGTTTCTTGTGCTGAAGGTGATACAGGTTTTATCTATGAAGGTGCTTTGGATTTTGAAATCCAACGCAATTCGATTGAATCTATGCCTAAACTTCCGTTTAAAATCATGATGAACGTAGGTAACCCTGACCGTGCATTTGACTTTGCTCAAATTCCAAATGAAGGTATTGGTCTAGCACGCTTAGAATTCATCATTAATCGTATGATTGGTGTGCATCCTAAAGCATTATTGAACATTGACAGCCTCCCACGTGAAACGCGTGCAGCTGTAATGGCACGTACTGCAGGTTACTCTTCACCAATCGAATTCTATGTTGAAAAACTAGTTGAAGGTATTTCTACACTTGCTGCTGCATTTGCTGATAAGCCAGTGATTGTTCGTATGTCTGACTTCAAGTCTAATGAATATGCGAACTTGATCGGCGGTAAATTGTATGAGCCTGAAGAAGAAAACCCAATGCTGGGCTTCCGTGGTGCAAGCCGTTATGTATCTGATAACTTCCGTGACTGCTTCGAATTAGAATGCCGTGCGTTGAAAAAAGCACGTGACGAAATGGGTTTAACCAACATTCAAATCATGATTCCTTTCGTTCGTACTGTAAACGAAGCGAAACGTGTCATTGAATTGCTTGCTGCAAATGGCTTAAAACGTGGTGAAAATGGTCTTAAAGTCATCATGATGTGTGAATTACCAACCAATGCATTATTGGCTGAACAATTCCTTGAACACTTCGATGGTTTCTCTATCGGTTCAAATGATTTAACTCAGTTAACCCTTGGTCTAGATCGTGACTCTGGTATTGTTTCTCATTTGTTTGATGAACGTGATGCAGCCGTTAAAACATTATTAGCAATGGCAATCCATGCATGCCGTAAAGCAGGTAAATATGTAGGTATCTGTGGTCAAGGACCTTCTGATCATCCGGATCTTGCTAAATGGCTTATGGAACAAGGCATTGAGTCTGTTTCTCTTAACCCAGATTCAGTTTTAGATACCTGGTTCTTCCTTTCTGAAGAACAATCACAACAAGCTTAA
- a CDS encoding M48 family metallopeptidase, whose translation MNNKFMLGVCAASLISLSGCTTMADMAGADSATLNVAATQGFNKTVQEARSNKTLDTSSSTYSRINNVFKRLKPYADQMNQTGTKFDWQLAVLKSDQVNAYVAPGGKVVFYTGIVNKLNLTDAEIAAVMGHEMIHALEEHSKNKIGAQALTDLALQIGLSAAGDRVGQLGTAAAQLGSQVGVGLPYSRSLESRADQGGLMLMAKAGYNPQAAITLWEKMNKLEGAGGASFLSTHPSNSQRIEAMRKNLPAAQAIYNSKR comes from the coding sequence ATGAATAATAAATTTATGTTGGGTGTTTGTGCAGCAAGCTTAATTTCTCTTTCTGGCTGTACAACAATGGCAGATATGGCGGGTGCAGATAGCGCAACTTTAAATGTCGCAGCAACCCAAGGGTTTAATAAAACAGTACAAGAAGCACGTAGCAATAAAACGCTAGATACTTCATCTTCGACTTATAGTCGTATTAACAATGTATTTAAACGCTTAAAACCTTATGCGGATCAAATGAATCAAACTGGTACAAAGTTTGACTGGCAACTTGCTGTACTAAAATCTGATCAAGTGAATGCCTATGTTGCACCTGGTGGTAAAGTGGTGTTCTATACGGGCATTGTCAATAAGCTCAACCTAACGGATGCTGAAATTGCAGCAGTAATGGGTCATGAAATGATCCATGCTTTAGAAGAACATTCAAAAAATAAAATTGGTGCGCAAGCATTGACTGATTTAGCATTACAAATTGGTTTAAGTGCTGCAGGGGATCGTGTCGGTCAACTTGGTACAGCAGCAGCACAACTTGGTTCACAAGTAGGTGTCGGCTTGCCTTACTCTCGTAGCTTAGAAAGTCGTGCTGACCAAGGTGGTTTAATGCTTATGGCGAAAGCAGGCTACAATCCACAAGCTGCAATTACGCTTTGGGAAAAGATGAATAAACTTGAAGGTGCAGGTGGTGCTTCATTCTTATCAACTCACCCTTCAAATTCACAACGGATTGAAGCTATGCGTAAAAATTTGCCAGCAGCACAAGCAATCTATAACAGCAAACGTTAA